AATGATTTTGCTGCCGATTGCCTACGTAACGTTCTTTATGTTGATGAACAACAAAGAGGTTCTCGGTGACGATCGACCGCAAGGTGGGTGGCGATTGGTCTGGAATCTCTTGATGGGCGTTTCCGTGCTGGGCGCAATCGTCGCGGCAGCCACAGCCGTTTATGACAAGATTACTGATCATAGCTCACCGAAGACTGAGCTTGCAGGTAAGCTCGTCCTAGCGTTGCTGGTGGGTTATCTCATCGCTGTGGCAATTGGGTTTGTGACGAAAGCAAAGCAATCGAAGGCACCTTAAACCCGACAGCTTACGCTTGACGGCTCTTGCAAAATGAGCCGTGAGGCGTAAGCCCACGGGTAGAAGCTCTCATGAACAAACTCTCCGTCAAGCAAGCCCGACAAGCCGAGTCCATTGGCCAACAAGCGACCTTGCAAGGTTGGATTCGCACCCGTCGGGACTCCAAAGGTGGGTTCAGTTTTCTTGAGCTCAACGATGGAAGCTGTCTTGCGAACATCCAGGTTATTGCCGATGGAGATTTGACGAATTACGAGTCAGAGATCAAGCAGCTCACTGCCGGTTGCAGCGTCACTGTCCACGGCGAAGTGAAAGAGTCTGGCGGTAAAGGGCAGGCCACGGAGTTGCTTGCCAAAGAACTGATCGTCCACGGCTGGGCCGATCCGCAAGAGTTTCCGCTCCAGAAGAAGCGTCACTCGTTTGAGAAGCTGCGAGAGTGGGCACATCTACGGCCGCGGACGAACACGTTCGGCGCGGTGATGCGGGTGAGGAATCGGATCTGTCATTCGATCCACGAGTTTTTTCAGGAGCGAGATTTTCTCTACACGCACACCCCCATCATTACTGCCAGTGATTGTGAAGGGGCGGGGGAGATGTTTCGCGTGTCGACGATCGATCCGGCTAAGCCACCGGTGGCTGAGGATGGGACCATCGACTACACGCAGGATTTCTTTGATCGGCCAAGCTACCTGACTGTTTCGGGGCAGCTTGAAGGGGAAATCTATGCGACGGCCTTGGGGAAGATCTACACGTTTGGACCCACGTTTCGCGCTGAGAATTCTAACACCTCCCGCCACCTGGCTGAGTTCTGGATGGTCGAGCCAGAAATGGCTTTCTATGAGCTAGCCGACAACATGGACCTCGCCGAGGCGTTCCTTAAGCGCATCGTTGAAGACGTCCGCAAGGATTGCGAAGAGGACCTGCAGTTCTTTCAGGATCGGATCGACAAGACCGTTCACGAGTCGCTCGCCACAGTCGCAGAGAAGCCCTTTGAGCGAGTTAGCTACACCGAGGCAATCGATCTGCTCACGAGTTCCGGTGAGAATTTCGAGTATAAGATCGAGTGGGGTGTCGATCTTCAAGCGGAGCACGAGCGTTTTCTAACCGAGCAGCACTTCAAATCCCCCGTCATACTTTTTGATTATCCGTCTAGCATCAAACCGTTCTACATGCGGGTGAACGACGACACGTCTGAAGAGCGACGGACCGTGCGGGCGATGGATGTGTTGGTGCCGCGCGTGGGCGAGATTATCGGTGGCAGCCAACGCGAAGAACGACTCGACGTGCTTGAGGCTCGCATGGCTGAGCAGTCACTCAACGCGG
The genomic region above belongs to Lacipirellulaceae bacterium and contains:
- the asnS gene encoding asparagine--tRNA ligase, encoding MNKLSVKQARQAESIGQQATLQGWIRTRRDSKGGFSFLELNDGSCLANIQVIADGDLTNYESEIKQLTAGCSVTVHGEVKESGGKGQATELLAKELIVHGWADPQEFPLQKKRHSFEKLREWAHLRPRTNTFGAVMRVRNRICHSIHEFFQERDFLYTHTPIITASDCEGAGEMFRVSTIDPAKPPVAEDGTIDYTQDFFDRPSYLTVSGQLEGEIYATALGKIYTFGPTFRAENSNTSRHLAEFWMVEPEMAFYELADNMDLAEAFLKRIVEDVRKDCEEDLQFFQDRIDKTVHESLATVAEKPFERVSYTEAIDLLTSSGENFEYKIEWGVDLQAEHERFLTEQHFKSPVILFDYPSSIKPFYMRVNDDTSEERRTVRAMDVLVPRVGEIIGGSQREERLDVLEARMAEQSLNAEDYWWYLDLRRYGTVPHSGFGLGLERMVQFVTGMANIRDVIPFPRTPGNADF